TCCGCGGGCGGAGGGTGGCGGTGTGGGTCGGCGGCAACGAGTACGAGCTGCTGGCGACACTGGAGAAGTACAAGATCGACTCCCACCGGGATATCACGCTCGTGCCGCAGCCCTTCGACATGAATTTGTTGCTTCAGAAGAAGGTGGACGCGGCCGCCGCCATGACCTACAACGAGTACAAGCAAGTCCTCGACGCCGGCGTCAATCCCGAGGAGCTGGTGGTCATCGACTTCAACCGGGAGGGGACGGCCATGCTCGAGGACGGCATCTTCGTCCGGGCGAAGTGGCTCGCGTCCGCCAAGAACAAGCAGATCGCGGCGCGCTTCCTCCGCGCCTCGCTCAGGGGCTGGGAATTCTGCCGCGACCGTCCGGGCGACTGCGTCGAGCTGGTGCTCAAGGAGAGCCCACGCCTCGGGCGCGGGCACCAGACGTGGATGATGGCCGAGGTGAACAAGCTGATCTGGGGACCACCGGCGCCGCCCACGCCGCCCGGGAAGATGGACGCCGCGGCCTTTCAACGGACGGCCGACATCGCGTTCCGTTTCGGCGTCATCAAGCAGCCGGCGGATCGGGACGCCTACACGCACGCGATCTGGGAGATGGCCCAGCGACAGTGATGACCGAGGAGCAGCGGGGCGGGCTAGGTGCGGGCGCGGAGGAGGAGCGAGACGCCGATCCCCAGGAAGATCACGTTCGCCGTCCACGCGGCGAGCAGCGGGGGCAGGAGGTCGGCGCGCGCGAACGCGAGCGCGACGTAATGGACGACGAGGTAGCCCGCCATGATCGCCACCGCGAGGCCGACGCCGAACAGCCGGCCGTGGCGCGGTGACTGGAGCGCGAACGGGATCGCGACCAGGACCATGACGAGGTTCACGAGCGGGAACGAGAGCTTCGAGTAGAGCTCGACCAGGTACTTGCGAGCCTGGAAGCCCGCCGCCTCGAGCTGGCCGATGTATTCCTTGAGCTCGCGGTAGCTCATGGAGGTGATGGGCTTCTGGATGCGGATGAAGTCCTCCATCTCCTCCTTGATGTCGAGCGCGGTCCACACGAACGGCACCGTCTGCACCTGGCCGTCGGGCCGGACCTCGCGGAGGGCGCCCTCCGAGAACTCCCAGCCCGCCGGCGTCCAGTGGGCACGCCGCGCGTCGAGGCGGTCGGTGAGCCGGAAGTCCTTGTCGACCTCGAGGATCGTCACCCCGTACATGTCGTTGGTGCCGGGGTGGAGCAGCTCGATGCGGTAGAAGCGCGTGTCCGAGCTCCGCACCCAGAGGCGCTGCCGCGACTGCAGGTGGCGCGGCGCCTGGCCGCGGATCTTCACGCGGTCCACCTCGTCGCCGTGCTCGTTGAGGCCCGGGAGCACGAGCTCCTGGAAGAGGCCCGCGGCCGCCGCGACGACGACGCCGATGCCGAGGATCGGCAGGCTGACCCGGTAGAGGGACAGGCCGGCGGCCTTCATCGCGGTCAGCTCGTGGTAGCGGGAGAGCGTGAGGAACAGGAAGATCGTCGCGACCAGCATGATGACCGGCAGCCCGTCGTGCAGCGCGGGCGGCAGCCGGTACGCGAAGTGCTCGAGGATGTAGAGGAGCGGCGGCTTGACGCGCAGGTAGCGGTCGAGCGTCTGCAGGAGGTCGATCACGACGAACAGCGCCGCCGCGACCGCGAGGCCGACCGCCATGAACGTGACGAACTCGCGGACGAGGTAGCGGTCGATGATGTGCGTCGAGTCCCGGGCGGTGCCGGGTGCGTGCGCCCGGACGGCGCTGACGCGCGGCGCGGGCGCCCGTCGCTGGAGCCGGCCGAGCGCGCGCCAGAGCGCCGGCATCGCCGGCAGGCGCCACTCC
This region of Candidatus Methylomirabilota bacterium genomic DNA includes:
- the lptG gene encoding LPS export ABC transporter permease LptG, producing MRLPVLDRYLARELVSPFVFGGSLFTFFLLIDRIYHLTDLVITKGVPFYLVVQLLVFMLPSFLAHTLPMALLVAVLLAGGRLAGDLEIVAFKSAGVSVLRLFRPVLLAALAVAGTTALLTLVANPFANREFQRQLFKILQSRAVSGLQERVFNTTFGDVIIYVEEVSASQVALRGLLVSDERNPKLSRIITSREGRLLTDDVNRRITLRMLNGAVNEADVMPADPPKAVLTDVAPPGGAASAARYRHTLFSIYDMSLSVDSPLKGAPRIEKPEKDLPLGELEARIVELRADPHGRAPYLIEWHKRYALPFAALVFALVAFPLAIRSHRGGRSIALAASLGILLAYYVLMTSLEGVALRLTVAPWLAIWAPNTIFALAGAILLAATAREWRLPAMPALWRALGRLQRRAPAPRVSAVRAHAPGTARDSTHIIDRYLVREFVTFMAVGLAVAAALFVVIDLLQTLDRYLRVKPPLLYILEHFAYRLPPALHDGLPVIMLVATIFLFLTLSRYHELTAMKAAGLSLYRVSLPILGIGVVVAAAAGLFQELVLPGLNEHGDEVDRVKIRGQAPRHLQSRQRLWVRSSDTRFYRIELLHPGTNDMYGVTILEVDKDFRLTDRLDARRAHWTPAGWEFSEGALREVRPDGQVQTVPFVWTALDIKEEMEDFIRIQKPITSMSYRELKEYIGQLEAAGFQARKYLVELYSKLSFPLVNLVMVLVAIPFALQSPRHGRLFGVGLAVAIMAGYLVVHYVALAFARADLLPPLLAAWTANVIFLGIGVSLLLRART
- a CDS encoding ABC transporter substrate-binding protein, with protein sequence MRRWMAVMLGALGLALLGATSAGSGAVVEKVQLQLKWVTQAQFAGYYAARARGFYETEGLEVTIRQGGPDIVPEQVVANGVTEFGVDFLPSLLAARDRGLPLVNIAQVYAYSGMREIAFKSSGIRGPADLRGRRVAVWVGGNEYELLATLEKYKIDSHRDITLVPQPFDMNLLLQKKVDAAAAMTYNEYKQVLDAGVNPEELVVIDFNREGTAMLEDGIFVRAKWLASAKNKQIAARFLRASLRGWEFCRDRPGDCVELVLKESPRLGRGHQTWMMAEVNKLIWGPPAPPTPPGKMDAAAFQRTADIAFRFGVIKQPADRDAYTHAIWEMAQRQ